atctctaggccaatcgcttatgtaatataaatactgccactaatttttaggcagttcagcttggatgtgactcttgaattggatgcatgattagtattactataataaagtcgttattgttggagaaatatcttttataatcgtcactaacagcaagctcacacaaaatgactacaaataaataggataattaaataattatccttacaagagttgtgttctctcctgttggtttcagcaggttacagcgttggtttcagcgcactctgttggtttcagcagaacggaagtgagttgggttcagctccctcctgttggtttcagcaggttgtacagtcagcagcgttgggttcagcgcactctgttgggttcagcagagcacaagtgagttggtttcagctccctcctgttgggttcggcaggttgtacagttggcagcgttggtttcagcgcattctgttggtttcagcagaacggaagtgagttgggttcagctccctcctgttggtttcagcaggttgtacagtcagcagcgttgggttcagcgcactctgttgggttcagcagagcataaatgagttggtttcagctccctcctgttgggttcagcaggttgtagccttggttaaagcgcagagaactagagctaggggttgtccccaccccactcttgcgagttttcttcacacggaagcatcttttccaagcaaatttttaattacaaatatgagttcttttagcaaaataacatagagtatttacatagttgtttatcgtagttttttttttgttaagaataaatggtaacacgctcacaaaacggaaaaaatcttctcaaaaatacaccattaattattctgtattcgtttatatttgaaaaatagttatatatttttttaatatgaatacatttttgtaaagcagaagtctcaactgtagcacattttgaaacaacgacagtatgtagctacctaaggaacagccatttaattgtgtatctcaaattttatttgaacttgttactacaatggtgcgctgtcagtagcaccgccaggcctaggctgtatctcatctgtttggttcacaaaaagtgtaggagaggaggcaaggtaaagcaagtttttgtagtcttctGCAATGCAGGCCAGTTATATTTTCGGACTAgacagcctgcctgtgatcagtagtcctcagtagtcagagtcgcttactgcttgcaatttgtcttaaaaaattaattgaaatgcactgcatattcatattgcttcaagacctcagtgggtcatcatgtattcataactgactttttgtattcatcatttcatcttctatataggcctacctacaggcctcccgtgcctgtagtcggcaatcatgtcggtaggttatcgaagcctcgatagctgaatgacatgatcgctgacgacagtcaacttctacgaggagcctgagggcctaccaaatatatttttaattgcagtgcatttaagcattatgccgctccttcttgcctcattgttagacgaggctgagcaagccatcaaagcccatgaaatcgaatatggcaacaagttttacacaaaccatgaggacggcatattcaacaagcatgaaagactttttgaaggtaatctcatTTCCTTAATGCACTTTTTCTccactgcctaatttgtgatcttgtgttgaaaatgaacattttatacctcggatattttagtgtaaccttgattgtgaagtgtaaccttgattgtaaaatgtagtcctatgcttggttgttgtgcaatagaagtacatgtcaatagtagcttatatgtttttatgctgcagttttatgaagccctttttggtttgtttttgtaccatgtgatctatgacgtcacaggccctacttgaagcagagttgacacaattttcatcagttcactagcagctcacactggatacacaccatctacctctcagcaataaaggattactctctatagacactcaactcttaagcttaatttgacgaagtggatattcgtgtatatacagacatgcagtggattacaatcaagcttatagtgcagccttgattagaagatatacatgggcttcagtgtacaagcagtggcatgcaattgaaatgacattaaaaatcattgtatatattaataactacaatcaagcaagcaataaatgtatcaagcatcatatacatgcagcagttagttcccaattgagtgttagcaatcaagtaaggctaaaaacctacaacgtcttcagccaatgaatctaaaaaatctgtaccatgtttcttaattttaaaattttatctgctctaatttagcaaggtaaagatatttggagaggtaagaacgtcattcatgacagtcaaggctatttatgtatgtatggcgaagaaaaagagtatggcgaagaaaaagagtatggctgcatgtacggccctaaaagacagcaaacccagaaggaaaagtacaaagaacagcggagggtaagttaccggtacaccaagaatattttactcggcctattataagggatgtttttggacagcaaaactcggtcattgtatgtccaatatatttagacagggctatccttccatgtctttgcaaatgcacagatagtatagtatggattttacatagagatgataaataatatttattacttttatggattttaatttgtcttatttctgaaatagctatcttgtcACAAAAGCATGTgtgcacatttatattcttgtaagctaaaatcagagaatgcagtaaatctaagtctacactactgtgagggttgcgacatgcctaagctgtattcgatactttgctttcggtctcacagtacatcaaagttcaaaaacattttctcttattttaattcatctacactctcatagaaatttggtagaattgcaaagaaacaaggacttgattggaatgctcagataccatatccttgacccaatagccagtgaagtttacggcaatctgtctcatttttcttgagaatttctcatcccgaggcctcacacatgcgccagatagtattatatcgcagttcacacctttggttaaacttggacgtaatattttattttacatttaatatttcacacctaaaatatgcaaaaacaatcattaaaagtaagataaaatgaatgcttattttggagccctggcaacaaggcctttgtttggactcttttgcctatttgaatttagt
The sequence above is drawn from the Watersipora subatra chromosome 5, tzWatSuba1.1, whole genome shotgun sequence genome and encodes:
- the LOC137396366 gene encoding uncharacterized protein isoform X1 — encoded protein: MPLLLASLLDEAEQAIKAHEIEYGNKFYTNHEDGIFNKHERLFEGKDIWRGKNVIHDSQGYLCMYGEEKEYGEEKEYGCMYGPKRQQTQKEKYKEQRRSQNPTKRPHPQDNTSDSNTELKIRRKRSACSGRVGVRAEAMRASIDVGSIYKTPQTTAL
- the LOC137396366 gene encoding uncharacterized protein isoform X2 — encoded protein: MKSNMATSFTQTMRTAYSTSMKDFLKQGKDIWRGKNVIHDSQGYLCMYGEEKEYGEEKEYGCMYGPKRQQTQKEKYKEQRRSQNPTKRPHPQDNTSDSNTELKIRRKRSACSGRVGVRAEAMRASIDVGSIYKTPQTTAL